A stretch of the Drosophila sulfurigaster albostrigata strain 15112-1811.04 chromosome 2L, ASM2355843v2, whole genome shotgun sequence genome encodes the following:
- the LOC133846001 gene encoding histone H1-like produces MSDSAVATSASPVAAPPATPAAEKKVAAKKAASASKVKKPAVPPSHPPTQQMVDASILNLKERGGSSLMAIKKYISATYKCDAQKLAPFIKKYLKSAVASGKLIQAKGKGASGSFKLSASAKKEPKPKAKAASVEKKPKKVTASAAAAKKKTAGTKAKKAAGSAEKKPSKAVATKKTAEKKKAEKAKAKEAKKSGTVKAKPTTAKAAAKSSAAKPKAPKPKTATAKPKPKKAAAAASPKKAAVAAKKPKAKLQLQPRNKRALGH; encoded by the coding sequence atGTCAGACTCCGCAGTTGCAACATCCGCATCTCCTGTGGCTGCCCCGCCAGCGACACCCGCAGCCGAGAAGAAGGTGGCTGCCAAGAAAGCAGCATCTGCATCGAAAGTGAAGAAGCCGGCAGTTCCTCCATCACATCCTCCAACTCAGCAAATGGTGGACGCATCAATCCTGAACCTAAAGGAGCGTGGTGGCTCGTCGCTTATGGCAATCAAGAAGTACATCAGTGCCACATACAAGTGCGACGCCCAGAAATTGGCACCATTCATTAAGAAGTACCTGAAGAGCGCTGTTGCCAGTGGAAAACTTATCCAAGCTAAAGGCAAGGGCGCATCTGGTTCGTTCAAATTGTCTGCATCTGCCAAAAAGGAGCCGAAGCCAAAAGCCAAGGCTGCCTCAGTAGAGAAGAAACCGAAGAAGGTCactgcatcagcagcagcagctaagaaGAAGACTGCCGGCACCAAGGCGAAGAAAGCAGCTGGGTCCGCTGAGAAGAAACCAAGCAAAGCTGTAGCAACCAAGAAGACCGCTGAAAAGAAGAAGGCTGAGAAAGCAAAGGCTAAGGAGGCCAAGAAGAGTGGTACAGTAAAAGCCAAGCCCACAACAGCAAAGGCGGCGGCCAAGTCGAGTGctgcaaagccaaaagcaccAAAGCCCAAGACTGCAACTGCCAAGCCGAAGCCAAAGaaggcagcagcggcagcatcgCCAAAGAAAGCCGCAGTGGCTGCTAAGAAACCCAAGGcaaaactgcagctgcagccaagAAATAAGAGAGCACTAGGACATTGA
- the LOC133846301 gene encoding histone H2B produces the protein MPPKTSGKAAKKAGKAQKNITKNDKKKKRKRKESYAIYIYKVLKQVHPDTGISSKAMSIMNSFVNDIFERIAAEASRLAHYNKRSTITSREIQTAVRLLLPGELAKHAVSEGTKAVTKYTSSK, from the coding sequence atgccgCCCAAGACTAGTGGAAAGGCAGCCAAGAAGGCTGGCAAAGCGCAGAAGAATATCACCAAGAacgacaagaagaagaagcgcaaGAGGAAGGAAAGCTATGCCATCTACATCTACAAAGTGCTGAAGCAGGTCCATCCTGACACCGGTATCTCATCGAAGGCAATGAGCATCATGAACAGCTTTGTGAACGACATTTTCGAGCGCATTGCTGCCGAGGCCTCCCGTTTGGCTCACTACAACAAGCGGTCGACTATCACCAGTCGGGAAATCCAAACCGCTGTCCGTCTCTTGCTGCCCGGAGAATTGGCCAAGCACGCTGTCAGTGAGGGAACCAAGGCTGTCACCAAGTACACGAGCTCGAAGTAA
- the LOC133846158 gene encoding histone H2A, whose amino-acid sequence MSGRGKGGKVKGKAKSRSNRAGLQFPVGRIHRLLRKGNYAERVGAGAPVYLAAVMEYLAAEVLELAGNAARDNKKTRIIPRHLQLAIRNDEELNKLLSGVTIAQGGVLPNIQAVLLPKKTEKKA is encoded by the coding sequence atgtctGGTCGTGGTAAAGGTGGCAAAGTTAAGGGAAAGGCAAAGTCTCGTTCCAACCGCGCTGGTCTTCAGTTCCCCGTTGGCCGTATTCACCGTCTGCTTCGCAAGGGCAACTATGCCGAGCGTGTTGGTGCTGGTGCTCCTGTGTACTTGGCTGCTGTGATGGAGTACTTGGCCGCTGAAGTTTTGGAGTTGGCTGGTAACGCAGCCCGTGACAACAAGAAGACTAGGATTATCCCTCGTCATCTGCAATTGGCCATCCGCAACGATGAGGAGTTGAACAAACTGCTTTCGGGTGTCACCATTGCCCAGGGCGGTGTTTTGCCTAATATTCAGGCTGTTCTCTTGCCCAAGAAGACCGAAAAGAAggcttaa
- the LOC133846453 gene encoding histone H4: MTGRGKGGKGLGKGGAKRHRKVLRDNIQGITKPAIRRLARRGGVKRISGLIYEETRGVLKVFLENVIRDAVTYTEHAKRKTVTAMDVVYALKRQGRTLYGFGG; encoded by the coding sequence atgactGGTCGTGGTAAAGGTGGCAAGGGCTTGGGAAAAGGTGGCGCAAAGCGTCATCGCAAAGTGTTGCGTGATAACATCCAGGGTATCACGAAGCCAGCTATCCGTCGTCTAGCTCGTCGTGGCGGTGTGAAGCGTATCTCTGGTCTTATTTATGAAGAAACTCGTGGTGTGCTGAAGGTTTTCTTGGAAAACGTTATCCGTGATGCAGTCACATACACCGAACACGCCAAGAGGAAGACAGTCACAGCCATGGATGTTGTGTACGCTCTGAAGAGGCAAGGCCGCACTCTGTACGGTTTCGGCGGCtaa
- the LOC133840909 gene encoding histone H1-like: MSDSAVATSASPVAAPPATPAAEKKVAAKKAASASKVKKPAVPPSHPPTQQMVDASILNLKERGGSSLMAIKKYISATYKCDAQKLAPFIKKYLKSAVASGKLIQAKGKGASGSFKLSASAKKEPKPKAKAASVEKKPKKVTASAAAAKKKTAGTKAKKAAGSAEKKPSKAVATKKTAEKKKAEKAKAKEAKKSGTVKAKPTTAKAAAKSSAAKPKAPKPKTATAKPKPKKAAAAASPKKAAVAAKKPKAKTAAAAKK, encoded by the coding sequence atGTCAGACTCCGCAGTTGCAACATCCGCATCTCCTGTGGCTGCCCCGCCAGCGACACCCGCAGCCGAGAAGAAGGTGGCTGCCAAGAAAGCAGCATCTGCATCGAAAGTGAAGAAGCCGGCAGTTCCTCCATCACATCCTCCAACTCAGCAAATGGTGGACGCATCAATCCTGAACCTAAAGGAGCGTGGTGGCTCGTCGCTTATGGCAATCAAGAAGTACATCAGTGCCACATACAAGTGCGACGCCCAGAAATTGGCACCATTCATTAAGAAGTACCTGAAGAGCGCTGTTGCCAGTGGAAAACTTATCCAAGCTAAAGGCAAGGGCGCATCTGGTTCGTTCAAATTGTCTGCATCTGCCAAAAAGGAGCCGAAGCCAAAAGCCAAGGCTGCCTCAGTAGAGAAGAAACCGAAGAAGGTCactgcatcagcagcagcagctaagaaGAAGACTGCCGGCACCAAGGCGAAGAAAGCAGCTGGGTCCGCTGAGAAGAAACCAAGCAAAGCTGTAGCAACCAAGAAGACCGCTGAAAAGAAGAAGGCTGAGAAAGCAAAGGCTAAGGAGGCCAAGAAGAGTGGTACAGTAAAAGCCAAGCCCACAACAGCAAAGGCGGCGGCCAAGTCGAGTGctgcaaagccaaaagcaccAAAGCCCAAGACTGCAACTGCCAAGCCGAAGCCAAAGaaggcagcagcggcagcatcgCCAAAGAAAGCCGCAGTGGCTGCTAAGAAACCCAAGGCaaaaactgcagctgcagccaagAAATAA
- the LOC133840939 gene encoding histone H2B, which translates to MPPKTSGKAAKKAGKAQKNITKNDKKKKRKRKESYAIYIYKVLKQVHPDTGISSKAMSIMNSFVNDIFERIAAEASRLAHYNKRSTITSREIQTAVRLLLPGELAKHAVSEGTKAVTKYTSSK; encoded by the coding sequence atgccgCCCAAGACTAGTGGAAAGGCAGCCAAGAAGGCTGGCAAAGCGCAGAAGAATATCACCAAGAAtgacaagaagaagaagcgcaaGAGGAAGGAAAGCTATGCCATCTACATCTACAAAGTGCTGAAGCAGGTCCATCCTGACACCGGTATCTCATCGAAGGCAATGAGCATCATGAACAGCTTTGTGAACGACATTTTCGAGCGCATTGCTGCCGAGGCCTCCCGTTTGGCTCACTACAACAAGCGGTCGACTATCACCAGTCGGGAAATCCAAACCGCTGTCCGTCTCTTGCTGCCCGGAGAATTGGCCAAGCACGCTGTCAGTGAGGGAACCAAGGCTGTCACCAAGTACACGAGCTCGAAGTAA
- the LOC133840916 gene encoding histone H2A produces the protein MSGRGKGGKVKGKAKSRSNRAGLQFPVGRIHRLLRKGNYAERVGAGAPVYLAAVMEYLAAEVLELAGNAARDNKKTRIIPRHLQLAIRNDEELNKLLSGVTIAQGGVLPNIQAVLLPKKTEKKA, from the coding sequence atgtctgGTCGTGGTAAAGGTGGCAAAGTTAAGGGAAAGGCAAAGTCTCGTTCCAACCGCGCTGGTCTTCAGTTCCCCGTTGGCCGTATTCACCGTCTGCTTCGCAAGGGCAACTATGCCGAGCGTGTTGGTGCTGGTGCTCCTGTGTACTTGGCTGCTGTGATGGAGTACTTGGCCGCTGAAGTTTTGGAGTTGGCTGGTAACGCAGCCCGTGACAACAAGAAGACTAGGATTATCCCTCGTCATCTGCAATTGGCCATCCGCAACGATGAGGAGTTGAACAAACTGCTTTCGGGTGTCACCATTGCCCAGGGCGGTGTTTTGCCTAATATTCAGGCTGTTCTCTTGCCCAAGAAGACCGAAAAGAAggcttaa
- the LOC133840902 gene encoding histone H1-like → MSDSAVATSASPVAAPPATPAAEKKVAAKKAASASKVKKPAVPPSHPPTQQMVDASILNLKERGGSSLMAIKKYISATYKCDAQKLAPFIKKYLKSAVASGKLIQAKGKGASGSFKLSASAKKEPKPKAKAASVEKKPKKVTASAAAAKKKTAGTKAKKAAGSAEKKPSKAVATKKTAEKKKAEKAKAKEAKKSGTVKAKPTTAKAAAKSSAAKPKAPKPKTATAKPKPKKAAAAASPKKAAVAAKKPKAKLQLQPRNKRALGH, encoded by the coding sequence atGTCAGACTCCGCAGTTGCAACATCCGCATCTCCTGTGGCTGCCCCGCCAGCGACACCCGCAGCCGAGAAGAAGGTGGCTGCCAAGAAAGCAGCATCTGCATCGAAAGTGAAGAAGCCGGCAGTTCCTCCATCACATCCTCCAACTCAGCAAATGGTGGACGCATCAATCCTGAACCTAAAGGAGCGTGGTGGCTCGTCGCTTATGGCAATCAAGAAGTACATCAGTGCCACATACAAGTGCGACGCCCAGAAATTGGCACCATTCATTAAGAAGTACCTGAAGAGCGCTGTTGCCAGTGGAAAACTTATCCAAGCTAAAGGCAAGGGCGCATCTGGTTCGTTCAAATTATCTGCATCTGCCAAAAAGGAGCCGAAGCCAAAAGCCAAGGCTGCCTCAGTAGAGAAGAAACCGAAGAAGGTCactgcatcagcagcagcagctaagaaGAAGACTGCCGGCACCAAGGCGAAGAAAGCAGCTGGGTCCGCTGAGAAGAAACCAAGCAAAGCTGTAGCAACCAAGAAGACCGCTGAAAAGAAGAAGGCTGAGAAAGCAAAGGCTAAGGAGGCCAAGAAGAGTGGTACAGTAAAAGCCAAGCCCACAACAGCAAAGGCGGCGGCCAAGTCGAGTGctgcaaagccaaaagcaccAAAGCCCAAGACTGCAACTGCCAAGCCGAAGCCAAAGaaggcagcagcggcagcatcgCCAAAGAAAGCCGCAGTGGCTGCTAAGAAACCCAAGGcaaaactgcagctgcagccaagAAATAAGAGAGCACTAGGACATTGA
- the LOC133840100 gene encoding coatomer subunit beta-like → MSQVPCYTIINSPDLEVPNEMQLKQDLEKGDTNVKIETLKKVIKLLLNGERYPGLIMTIIRFVLPVQNHTIKKLLLIFWEIVPKTSSDGKLLQEMILVCDAFRKDLQHPNEFLRGSTLRFLCKLKEPELLEPLMPAIRACLDHRHSYVRRNAVLAIFTIYKNFDWLVPDGPELIATFLDTQQDMSCKRNAFLMLLHADQERALNYLASCIDQVQSFGDILQLVIVELIYKVCHANPAERSRFIRCIYNLLNSSSNAVRYESAGTLVTLSLAPTAIKAAAGCYIELIVKESDNNVKLIVLDRLIAMKENEHMEKVMQDLVMDVLRVLAAPDIEVRRKTLALAMDLVSSRNINEMVQVLQKEVAKTHNVEHEDTGKYRQLLVRTLHTCSIKFPDVASHVIPVLVEFLSDTNELAAVDVLIFIREAIQKFPALQPLIIKHLIEAFQQIKSSKIHRAAVWILGEYVEGAQILEVIAAIQQTLGDIPMVDAEQRRLAGDQSEEQQQQQQGVVNNTTNSSSKVTSDGTYATQSAYSLAPVAKKEKRPPLRQYLMDGDFFIGAALSATLTKLALRYAELHPDARTQNRLTTQVMLIMSSILHLGKSGFPTKPITHDDSDRIMICLRTLSERTPEAVAVFMHDCRDALGKMLDAQHEEDQRLLKEKQRVTAKVQPDSPVNFAQLSNGRDNQLGENVFESSLNQALAGTKNAQINDISSPNNKLNKVTQLTGFSDPVYAEAYVNVNQYDIVLDVLIVNQTNDTLQSCTLELATLGDLKLVERPQPVVLAPHDFCNIKANVKVSSTENGIIFGNIVYDTALNTNVVVLNTIHIDIMDYIIPASCTDTEFRQMWQDFEWENKVTVNTSFTDLHEYLKHLLKSTNMKCLTPEKALSGQCGFLAANIYAKSIFGENALANLSIEKPVDDPDSKVTGHIRIRAKSQGMALSLGDKISSSQKQAVQVA, encoded by the exons ATGAGTCAAGTGCCGTGTTACACGATCATCAACTCACCGGATCTCGAGGTGCCGAACGAGATGCAACTGAAGCAAGACCTCGAAAAAGGCGACACGAATGTAAAAATTGAGACGCTGAAAAAAGTGATTAAGCTGCTACTAAATGGCGAACGCTATCCTGGTCTCATTATGACCATCATACGCTTTGTGCTGCCGGTGCAAAATCATACGATTAAGAAGCTGTTGCTCATTTTCTGGGAGATTGTGCCCAAAACATCATCCGATGGCAAATTGCTGCAAGAAATGATACTTGTGTGCGATGCATTTCGCAAG gATCTGCAACATCCCAATGAGTTTTTACGCGGCTCCACGCTGCGTTTTCTCTGCAAGCTCAAGGAGCCTGAGCTCCTCGAACCTCTAATGCCAGCTATACGTGCTTGTCTTGATCATCGTCACTCGTATGTGCGCCGAAATGCAGTGCTGGCGATCTTTACCATCTACAAGAACTTTGATTGGCTGGTGCCCGATGGTCCCGAATTGATTGCCACATTCCTGGACACACAGCAGGATATGTCGTGCAAGCGTAACGCATTCCTCATGCTTCTCCATGCGGATCAGGAGCGTGCCCTCAATTATTTGGCATCGTGTATTGATCAGGTGCAGAGCTTTGGTGACATATTGCAGTTGGTGATTGTGGAGCTCATCTATAAGGTGTGCCATGCCAATCCCGCCGAGCGTTCACGCTTTATACGCTGCATCTACAATCTCCTAAACTCCTCATCTAATGCAGTGCGCTACGAATCCGCTGGCACACTTGTCACCCTCTCGTTGGCGCCCACGGCGATCAAGGCAGCCGCTGGTTGTTATATTGAGTTGATCGTGAAGGAGAGCGACAATAATGTGAAGTTGATTGTGCTGGATCGTTTGATTGCAATGAAGGAGAACGAGCATATGGAGAAGGTGATGCAGGATCTGGTGATGGATGTGCTGCGTGTGCTTGCCGCACCCGATATTGAGGTGCGACGCaagactttggctttggccatGGATTTGGTGTCTTCGCGCAATATCAACGAGATGGTGCAGGTTCTGCAGAAGGAGGTGGCCAAGACGCATAATGTGGAGCACGAGGATACGGGCAAATATCGTCAATTACTGGTGCGCACCCTGCATACGTGCTCCATCAAATTCCCCGATGTGGCCAGCCATGTGATTCCCGTGCTGGTTGAGTTCTTGTCGGACACCAATGAactggctgctgttgatgttctGATCTTTATACGCGAAGCCATACAAAAGTTTCCGGCATTGCAACCTCTGATCATAAAGCATTTGATTGAAGCCTTTCAACAAATCAAATCCTCAAAGATACATCGCGCTGCTGTTTGGATATTGGGAGAGTATGTGGAGGGCGCACAAATCTTGGAGGTGATTGCGGCCATTCAGCAAACACTGGGTGACATTCCCATGGTGGATGCAGAGCAACGGCGTTTGGCCGGTGACCAGAGcgaggaacagcagcagcagcaacagggcGTTGTCAACAACACCaccaatagcagcagcaaggTCACCTCCGATGGCACTTATGCCACACAGAGCGCCTACAGCTTGGCACC TGTTGCCAAGAAGGAGAAGCGTCCGCCACTGCGTCAGTATTTAATGGATGGTGATTTCTTCATTGGAGCCGCCCTCTCGGCGACCTTGACCAAGTTGGCACTACGATATGCTGAACTACATCCGGATGCACGCACACAGAATCGTCTCACAACACAGGTGATGCTCATCATGAGCTCCATTTTGCATCTGGGCAAATCTGGTTTCCCCACGAAACCCATAACACACGATGATTCTGATCGCATCATGATTTGTTTGCGCACTTTGAGCGAGCGCACGCCCGAAGCTGTTGCTGTATTTATGCATGATTGTCGCGATGCTCTGGGCAAAATGTTAGATGCCCAGCATGAGGAAGATCAGCGCCTGCTCAAGGAGAAACAACGCGTCACGGCTAAGGTACAACCAGATTCGCCTGTGAACTTTGCACAGCTCTCGAATGGACGCGACAATCAGCTGGGAGAGAATGTGTTCGAGTCGAGTCTGAATCAGGCTTTGGCTGGCACCAAGAACGCCCAGATCAACGACATTTCTTCGCCCAATAATAAGCTCAACAAGGTCACACAATTAACGGGCTTCTCGGATCCCGTCTATGCAGAAGCGTATGTCAATGTCAATCAATATGACATTGTCTTGGATGTGCTAATTGTGAACCAGACAA ATGACACACTGCAAAGCTGCACATTGGAATTGGCCACGTTAGGCGACCTGAAGCTGGTAGAGCGTCCGCAACCCGTTGTGTTGGCTCCGCATGATTTCTGCAACATTAAGGCCAATGTGAAGGTCTCCTCCACCGAGAACGGTATCATATTCGGCAACATAG TTTATGATACAGCGCTGAACACAAATGTGGTCGTACTCAATACCATACACATTGACATCATGGATTACATAATCCCGGCTAGCTGCACAGACACCGAGTTCCGTCAGATGTGGCAGGACTTTGAGTGGGAAAACAAGGTCACTGTCAACACCAGCTTCACCGATCTGCACGAGTATCTGAAGCATCTGCTCAAGAGCACGAACATGAAATGCCTGACGCCCGAGAAGGCGTTATCAGGTCAATGCGGCTTCTTGGCCGCCAACATATACGCCAA ATCCATTTTCGGGGAGAATGCATTAGCTAATCTCAGCATTGAGAAGCCAGTCGATGATCCAGATTCAAAGGTGACCGGTCACATTCGAATTCGTGCCAAGAGTCAG GGCATGGCACTTAGCCTGGGCGATAAAATTAGCTCCTCGCAAAAGCAGGCGGTGCAGGTCGCCTAA
- the LOC133840819 gene encoding LOW QUALITY PROTEIN: ionotropic receptor 25a (The sequence of the model RefSeq protein was modified relative to this genomic sequence to represent the inferred CDS: deleted 1 base in 1 codon), whose amino-acid sequence MIDKWLKILKYLWLLQVVAIPLDKVAAQTSQNINVFFINEVDNEPATKAVDVVLTYLKKNPSYGLSVQIESIEANKTDAKILLEAICNKYAESIEKKQTPHLIFDTTKSGVASETVKSFTQALGLPTISASYGQEGDLRQWRDLDESKQKYLLQVMPPADIIPEAVRSIVKRLNITNAAILYDDTFVMDHKYKSLLQNIQTRHVITAIAKDGKREREEQIEKLRNLDINNFFVLGNLQSIRMVLESVKPAYFERNFAWHAITQSEGEVSSQRDNATIMFLKPMAYTQYRDRLGLLRTTFNLNEEPQLASAFYFDLALRSFLAIKEMLMSGAWPKDMEYLNCDDFQGGNTPERNIDLRQYFTQVSEPTSYGSFDLVTQGTKPFNGFSYMKFEMDINVLQIRGGSSVNSKSIGVWTAGLDSPLVVKDEEQMKNLTADTVYRIYTVVQAPFIMRDETAPKGYKGYCIDLIDEIAAIVHFDYEIQEVEDGKFGNMDEKGEWNGIVKKLIDKKADIGLGSMSVMAEREIVIDFTVPYYDLVGITIMMQRPTSPSSLFKFLTVLETNVWLCILAAYFFTSFLMWIFDRWSPYSYQNNREKYKDDEEKREFNLKECLWFCMTSLTPQGGGEAPKNLSGRLVAATWWLFGFIIIASYTANLAAFLTVSRLDTPVESLDDLAKQYKILYAPLNGSAAMTYFERMANIEQMFYEIWKDLSLNDSLTPLERSKLAVWDYPVSDKYTKMWQAMQEAGLPATLEEAVKRVRNSSTATGFAFLGDATDIRYLQLTNCDLQVVGEEFSRKPYAIAVQQGSHLKDQFNNAILTLLNKRQLEKLKEKWWKNDEAQAKCEKPEDQSDGISIQNIGGVFIVIFVGIGMACITLVFEYWWYKYRKNPRIIDVAEANAERPNAKDGGKLADGVILGHTGEKFEKSNAALRPRFTQYPATFKPRF is encoded by the exons GGTTGAagattttaaagtatttgtgGTTGCTGCAAGTTGTTGCAATCCCTTTGGATAAAGTTGCAGCACAAACGAGTCAGAATATTAATGTGT TTTTCATCAATGAAGTGGACAATGAGCCAGCGACCAAGGCCGTTGATGTGGTACTCACCTATTTGAAAAAGAATCCCAGCTATGGTTTGTCTGTCCAAATTGAATCAATTGAGGCTAACAAAACCGATGCCAAAATATTATTGGAAGCAA TTTGCAACAAATATGCGGAAAGCattgaaaagaaacaaacgcCGCATTTGATCTTTGACACAACCAAATCGGGTGTTGCCTCTGAGACGGTCAAGAGTTTTACGCAGGCCTTGGGTTTGCCCACAATAAGCGCCTCCTATGGCCAGGAGGGTGATTTGCGACAGTGGCGTGATTTGGATGAATCgaaacaaaagtatttgttgCAGGTGATGCCACCAGCCGACATTATACCGGAAGCAGTGCGCAGCATTGTCAAGCGTCTCAACATCACCAATG CTGCCATTCTTTACGATGACACCTTTGTGATGGATCACAAGTACAAGTCgcttttgcaaaatatacagaCACGTCATGTGATTACAGCCATTGCCAAGGATGGTAAACGGGAGCGAGAGGAACAAATCGAAAAGTTACGCAATCTGGACATTAACAACTTCTTCGTTCTGGGCAATCTGCAGTCCATACGCATGGTGTTGGAGTCTGTGAAGCCGGCGTATTTTGAGCGCAACTTTGCCTGGCATGCGATCACACAGAGCGAAGGCGAGGTCAGCAGTCAGCGTGATAATGCGACCATAATGTTCCTCAAGCccatggcgtatacgcaatatcgTGATCGATTGGGTCTGCTGCGCACCACATTCAATCTGAATGAGGAACCGCAGTTGGCATCCGCTTTCTACTTTGATCTAGCGCTGCGCAGCTTTTTGGCCATTAA AGAAATGCTGATGTCAGGCGCCTGGCCAAAGGACATGGAATATCTGAACTGTGACGATTTTCAGGGCGGAAACACACCTGAACGTAATATTGATCTCCGGCAATATTTCACACAG GTTAGCGAACCGACATCCTATGGCTCTTTTGACCTGGTCACGCAAGGAACGAAACCCTTTAACGGCTTCAGCtatatgaaatttgaaatggaCATCAATGTGCTCCAGATACGTGGCGGCAGTTCGGTGAACAGCAAATCGATTGGCGTTTGGACAGCTGGCCTCGACTCGCCGTTAGTCGTCAAAGATGAGGAACAGATGAAGAATCTGACTGCCGACACAGTCTATCGCATCTACACAGTGGTG CAAGCACCGTTTATAATGCGCGATGAGACAGCGCCAAAGGGTTACAAGGGTTACTGCATCGATTTGATTGATGAGATTGCGGCAATTGTGCACTTTGACTATGAGATACAGGAGGTGGAGGATGGCAAGTTCGGCAACATGGATGAGAAGGGCGAATGGAATGGCATTGTAAAGAAATTGATTGACAAAAAAGCTGACATT GGACTGGGCAGTATGTCCGTGATGGCCGAACGTGAGATTGTCATCGATTTCACGGTGCCGTATTATGATCTTGTGGGCATCACTATTATGATGCAGCGTCCGACATCGCCGAGTTCGTTGTTCAAGTTCCTCACTGTGCTGGAGACAAATGTCTGGCTCTGCATATTGGCTGCATATTTCTTTACCAGCTTCCTGATGTGGATCTTCGATCGCTGGAGTCCGTACAGTTATCAGAACAATCGGGAGAAGTACAAGGACGATGAGGAGAAGcgtgaatttaatttaaaggaATGCTTGTGGTTTTGCATGACTTCCCTAACGCCGCAAGGTGGCGGTGAAGCACCCAAGAATCTCTCTGGTCGTCTTGTGGCAGCCACTTGGTGGCTCTTTGG TTTCATTATCATTGCTTCGTATACGGCCAATTTGGCTGCCTTTTTGACGGTCTCTCGTTTGGATACACCGGTGGAGTCACTGGATGATCTGGCCAAGCAATATAAGATACTTTATGCTCCATTGAACGGCTCGGCAGCGATGACATACTTTGAGCGTATGGCGAACATTGAACAAATGTTTTACGAGATCTGGAAGGATTTATCGTTGAACGATTCACTCACCCCCTTGGAGCGTTCGAAGCTGGCTGTCTGGGATTATCCAGTTAGTGATAAGTATACGAAAATGTGGCAGGCCATGCAGGAGGCAGGACTACCAGCCACATTGGAGGAGGCAGTGAAGCGTGTCCGCAACTCTAGCACAGCGACGGGTTTTGCCTTTCTGGGCGATGCCACCGACATTCGCTATCTGCAGCTAACCAATTGTGATCTTCAGGTGGTTGGCGAGGAGTTCTCCCGCAAACCATATGCAATTGCTGTGCAGCAGGGATCACATCTGAAGGATCAATTCAACAATGC CATATTGACATTGCTTAACAAGCGACAGCTGGAGAAACTCAAGGAGAAGTGGTGGAAGAATGATGAGGCGCAGGCCAAATGCGAGAAGCCCGAGGATCAATCAGATGGCATATCCATACAGAATATCGGTGGCGTATTCATCGTCATCTTTGTGGGCATCGGTATGGCCTGCATTACGCTCGTCTTTGAATACTGGTGGTACAAGTATCGCAAGAATCCACGCATCATCGATGTAGCCGAAGCCAATGCAGAGCGTCCCAACGCCAAGGATGGCGGCAAATTGGCCGATGGTGTCATACTAGGACATACGGGCGAGAAGTTTGAAAAGTCAAATGCTGCCCTTCGTCCTCGTTTTACACAATATCCGGCCACTTTCAAGCCGCGTTTTTAA